The region TCGCATCAAGGAGTTAGCTCCACGACGTAACAATGTGATGCCAATATTTGGCGCACCATCCTTTGCCGCACCTCTTAAAGATATTCATTTATTTCGCACATGCATTTACTTATCACAGCAGCTCCAAAGTGGTGCTCTCTCCTTGCTTATATACACATTCAGACGCCCCGGGATTACAGTCTCAATGGTGAAGAATCACTATCTTTCTAAGATAATTTTGGTGTTAGGATTTTTTCTTTTTTATGTTGCTCCAATAAATGCTCAACGCATCTCCACCGAATTGTCTAATGGATGGCGATTCACAAAAAGCGACGCCGCAATTAGTAGTGATACTAGTACATGGCAGATCGTCTCAGTGCCTCATACTTGGAATCTCCTAGATGGCGAGCATAGTCAGCCGCGCGATAGTCTGGGGTTGGCAAAATCGAAAGGTAAGCCGAAATCTGAGGTGCCGATAAATCCCTATTATCGAGGGCCAGGGTGGTATGCGCATTCACTTGACGTTCCCGAAGCATGGCGTAATCGCCGCGTATTTCTGCAGTTTGAAGCTGCTTCTACCGTAGCTGATGTTTATCTCAACGGAGATCATTTAGGCTATCATCGTGGAGCGTTTACTGCTTTTGCCGTCGAACTTACATCGAAATTACTCTATGGTCGCAGCAATGAAATTCGTGTGCGTGTTGACAATCGGCGCCAGGAAAATGTAGCGCCACTTGCAGGAGACTTTAATATGTTCGGCGGCCTATATCGCCCCGTTCATCTTTTGGTTACAGACAAAGATTGCATTACTCCGCTACATATGGGATCACCCGGAGTTTTTGTAAGCACAAGAATACCCGATATATCGCATGCTGTAATCGACGTACGCTCAACGCTGTCTCTTTCAGGCAAGGACATCGATAGCCTCAGGCTTCGTGCAGCCATTCTTGATGCTGCAAATCGAGTTGTAGCGACATCGATGAGCAGTCTCTCAAAAGATCCTTCGGTGCTGCAACGTCTTACACTGCTTCATCCACACCTGTGGAATGGTATTAAAGATCCATACTTGTACTCACTCCATGTTTCGCTAATTCGCTCGAATAAAATCATCGACGAAGTCATACAGCCAATTGGCATACGCACCGTAGCTATTACGGAGTCGGCAGGCTTTCTTCTTAATGGAAAACCTTATCCTATTTATGGAGTGGGGCGTAAACAAGAGAGATTATCCGATGGATGGGCACTTACTGCACAGGATGAGCTTAGCGACGCGCAAATGATTATCTCAATGGGAGCCACGGCGGTTCGTGACGCTCATTACCCCATGAGCCAAAATTGGCATAATATCTGCGACAGACTTGGCCTTCTCCTGTGGGATGAAATACCTTTCGTGAATGATATGACTAACTCCGCGGAGTTTGCAGCAAATCTACACGAACAGCTACAGGAGACGATTTTGCAGTTAAATAATCATCCTAGTGTTTCTTTTTGGGGGCTGTTCAATGAATTAAAGAAAAATCGTCCCGGGCAGGATGACCTCTTGCGGAGCCTGAAGGCACAGGTAAAGAACCTTGATACGACACGGCCCATTGTTGGAGCTTCAAACCAACCGAATGCCTCTTTCAACAAGATCCCCGAATTTATCGCATTCAACAATTACCCCGGCTGGTATGGAGGGACGGTATCAAACTGGACATCTTACATAGCTGAGCGCTATCGCGAGGTCGGCCATCGGATTGCCATCAGCGAGTATGGAGCAGGTGGTGCTGTAACACAGCACCAGGAAGGCCCTCCAACAAAACCTTTATCCAATAGCTATTTTCATCCAGAAGAGTACGAAGATTACGTACACGAACAGCTCTATCCGCAGATCAAGGACAATACTCATTTATGGGGAACATTCGTTTGGGTGATGTTTGATTTTGCCGCCAATGAACGAGATGAAGGCCCGATGACAGGTATTAACAATAAGGGGCTCGTCACACATGACCACCAATTACCCAAAGATGCTTACTTCTTCTACCAGGCAAACTGGACAAAGAAGCCCATGGTCTACATTGCCTCACGACGTATGATCGAACGCCTTCAATCCGCGACAGACATACATGTTTACTCAAATATGTCATCGGTTGAACTCTTCGTAAATGGACGATCATTTGGTAAGGGACAAGCAGATAATGTACATGTTTTCCGCTGGAAAAATGTCATACTTTCTCCCGGAAGAAATCATATTCAGGCGATAGCCTCCGGCGCTGGAGAATTTCGAGAGGACTCATGCGACTGGATCTTATTAGCGAAGCGGGAAAGCCATTCCGTACACACAGGCAAAAACAACAAAATGTAGCTTTCTGATTTATATTCTGTTATCTCGGTCTTTCCCCTTACATTGCAATAAAGAGAGTGATAACCATGAATGGCGGTAACCATGCCAAAACCGCAGATAACTCTTTTAGAATCATCAAATGGCTGCCTGAGATCATCTTCGCACGCTGGAAGTCGTAGGTTCGAATCCTGCTGTGCCCACATATAAATCGATCGGTTACGCCCTTCTGCTCCAGGCATTCGGGAGCTAAGAGCCATTCGTTCGCGCTGCGCCTGCATCTATATGATGTCATGGTTGTCGAAGACAGCCGGAACGCTGCAGTGCACGTGATGGTAGGTGGCACAGAGATTGTTTGCGGTTATTTTGATTCACACACAGGTAGGTTGATCCACCGCCTGCTCGAATCGGATCTGCACGTTCCGCTCTTGCTTATTGACATGAGGTATCTCTCCGTAAACCGAATCCAAACTTGAAGCCAGCGAGAATCACGTTTAGATCTCCGTTGCTCCTTACCGCGTGCTGAAACGTAGCCCGCGAAAGAATGTTTCTCCGCGAGCCATGTCTTTACTTCGGACCAAGCACGGTCAGTGTGAGTTGCATCGTATGCGAAATAGGCGTCGTGGAATTCGTCGAGGTTCCTGTCGCGGTGATCGTGATCGTGCTGGTGCCAGGAGCGGCAAGCCCAGACGTATTCGAATTGTTGCTGGAACCGCAACCGGCTAGTCCAATCACTCCTAACATCCCAAGTACACTCAGAATTCGTAGAGCGTTTAGAACTCCGTATTGTTTGCGCTTTCCAACCGGAAGGATGAGAAACAGTCCTCCAACCGGAAATAACAAGCCAGCGAGAATTCTTGAGCCGGAGGAACCCCCTTGCAGGCGATTTAGTTGACCAACTACAGGGGATGCGGAATTGGTGTTGAGCGTTAGGGTGATGTAATTCGGCACGCTGCCAGTTCCATCCACTGTGAACCCAGCGGGCGAAAAAATACAAGTGACGTTCGCAGGAAGGTTGTTGCACGAAAGCGAGACTGTTCCCAGGAAGTAGTTGATCGGCGTCAGAGAAAACGTCGTTTGCTGCGTCTGTCCGGGAGCAACCGTCACAACCTGCGGAGCTGCTGTTGCCGAGAAGTCCGGGGAGGGACCGCCACTGGTGACTGTCAGAGTGCCAGGCGCCTCGACGAACGTATAGTTCGCCGCACCCAGGGTTCCCTGATTGATTGTGATGGGGTACGTGCCTATCGGAGATCCAGGGACTGCCGTCGTCGTGAAGCTCGGATATCCGGCGACCGAGGAGGATGTGTCTCCATTGACAAAGCCGCTCAATGTGGCGGTAAAAGTTGGGTTAAGCACATTGTTGACTCGCGACACGCTATTGGCTGTCACAGTCAGCACGGCAGGTGAAACAACGATCTGCTGTGCGACCGGGGACGCTGCGGAGTAGATGCCCTGTCCCGGCTGACTGGCCGTTACAATTACCGTTCCTGCACCGATGATGTTTAGTATGGCACCGGAGAGGGTTGCAGGCCCGGAGACCTTGTAGTTTACCGGGAGACCTGAGGTTGAACTCGCAAAGAGGCTGACGGGGCCGACACCGTAGGTCTGTGCCGGAACCTGGGGGAAGGTAATCGTCTGCGAGGTGCCCGCAACGATGGTAAGAACACCGTTGACGAAACTGAAGGTGTAGTTGGTAGAGGCGAGGGTTCCTTGTGTAACGTCGATGGGCTGTGTTCCGACAGGCGAACTGGAGGTCGCGGGCGTCGTGAACGAGGGCGATCCAGTGAGCACAGCAGAGGTATCGCCGTTTACGAAGCCTGTATAGGTTGCCGTGAAATTGCTTGGCGTGTTGCCCTGCGCCATGGTCTGATTGGTTGCTGTAACAGTGAGCACAGCTTTGTTAACCACGAAGGACTGGGAGACCGGCGTAGCGGGAGCAAACGTGTTGTTGCCACCCTGCTGCGCCGTGACGGTGACCGGGCCCGCGCCGGTTACGGAAAGAATCGAACCGGAAATCGTCACTGGACCTGTGACGGTGTAGGTTACAGGCAATCCAGAGCTAGCGGTTGCATTAAGACTGATTGGGCCTGTTCCGTACGTTGCTCCTTGTAATGCGCCAAAGCTGATAGTTTGTGATTCACCGCCTGTGACCGTCACTGCTCCCGGCGTATAGATGAAGGTGTAATTTGCAGCGGTGAGGCTCTCTGTTGCGAACGTTACGGGATAAGCGCCAAAGCCCGAATTGGCGGTTACCGTTGTCGATAGTGTTGCCGTGCCCGAAACGACCGCCGATGTATCGCCATTCACAAAGCCAGTGATGGTATAGGCCAGAGGATTATTTGCCAGGCAGGGGCCGATCTGGCCAGCCTGACAGGAGAAGCTGTTTGCTGTGACGCTGAGCGCGGCTGGTGCTACGGTGAAGCTTTGTAAGACAGGTGTCGCGGGCTTGTAGGTGCCGTCACCGAACTGGTATGCCGTGACGATCACCTTACCGGCACCCTTGATAGTCAAGGTGCTGCCGGAAATCGTGGCCGGACCGGCAACGGAGTAGGACACTGAATTACCGGAACTGGCGGTAGCATTCAGAGTGATCGGAGTCGCCCCATATGTCACGTTCGGCAGCGCAGCAAATGTGATGGTGTTGGATTGTGTGCCGTTTGAAGAAGTTCCAGTGAGCGAAATGACATTGTTCCCACCTGTGGCATTGTTGGAGTCGTCAGCGATGCTCATGCTGCCTGTTGTTGTTCCCATGGCGGGAGGATAAAAGGCGATGCCGAGCGTGCAGAAGCCTCCGGGAATGATCGTCTCGGCGCTGGTACAGTCTTCCGCACCCACCGGTTGTTGCACGAAGCCGGTGGTAGCGGTAAGTCCGGTAATGTGTAACGGCTCGGTGCTGGTGTTGGTGACAGTAACAGTCTGAGAGCCGGATGGACCGATCGCCGCGGCCGGGTAGTTGAAAGCGGTCGTTGCCGCAGTCACCTCTCGGATTGGCCCGCCGCCGAAGTTGGTCAGTATGTACATATTTCCCTGGGGGTCGAAGGCCGCCTGGACGGGGAATTCCAGTAGCGCATCGGTCGCCGGACCGTTATCGCCCTGGGTATTGCCGCTGGCCGGCTGCAAAATAACCCCGGCGATGGTGGAGATATTGCCCTGCGCATCGATCTTTCGAACCACGTAGGCTTCCAGGTCCACGATGTAGAGATTGCCCCCGGCATCACTCACAATTCCGGTAGGATAGCCGAAGAGCGCCTGGGTGGCCGGTCCTCCGTCGCCGCAGTTGCCCGAGCTGCAGGCTTCTCCAAATGCCCCGGCAATCGTGTTGATGATGCCGGTCTTGGCGTCGATCTTGCGGATCGCATACTGGTCGCCCAGATACAGATTCCCTTCAGGATCGACGTAGATCGCTATATCTGCCTGGGCAATAGATGCGTTGGTAGCCAGACCGCCATCCCCGCAAGAAGCGGCAGTGGTCGCGGAGGTGCAGGCGGTTCCGTTGCCGGCGACGACGGTCATGACTCCCGTAATTGCGTCCACACGCAGAACGAAGGGACTGGAAGAACTGGTGAAGTAGAGATTGCCGCTATTGTCTAAAGCGATGGAACTAATCCCCGGCATCTTAGGGCTGCTGGCTGGCGCGCCTCCGAGGGCTGGGACTATCGTCGGAGTAATCTGCGAGATGAGGTCGGTCTGGTTATCGATCTTGAAGAGATGGACGCCCTCGGTGAGATAGATATTCGATGCTGCATCGACCTGTATGAAACTGATGGAGCCGGTTCCGGCGCTGGTGGCTGGACCGGGGATACCACACGGAGGCCGACCAGTTGCGCAACCGGCGGAGACAACGTTATACGTCGTCCCACGAACAGGATTGGAGACGCCGGGGATATTTCCGCTCCCGGAAGCGATGACCAGGACGTTGCCGTTGACATCTGTGTAGTAGATGTTGCCGTTGGGGTCCATCGCCATAAACTCAGCCTGGAGGTTGACATTCTGGGTGGTGATAATGCCCGGCGTCAATTGGGCCTGTGGGGCTGCGGAGGTCACCTGGACAGGTACGCCGGAAGAGATTGTGCCGGTGTAGGTGCTGTCTCCGCTGTAGGAAACATAGAGAGTGCTGGCGCCCACCGGCAGAAGCAGGCCGGAGCCTGCCGAGGCGGAGTTGCTGGTAAAGCTCGCATTCCCGTTGTTGTCGAGCTTAGCCGAACCCAGGACAACCGAGCCATCCTGGAAAGTTACTGTGCCTGTCGGAACCGTCGAGCCGGAGTACGGCGCGACGTTGGCATTCAGAGTGAGCGCCGTGCCCTGAGCGACAGTGGATCCCGGCGTTGTGAGCGTCACCACGGGCACAGGCGTGGATGAGACCACGAGTGTGTGGACATACGACGCACTCGGCGCGTTGTTGCTGTCGCCTCCGTAGGCGGCATAGATGGAGTAGGTTCCCGGCGCGAGATTGGAAGCTGTGAATGTCGCCGTGTTGTCCGTGAGCAAAGCCGTCCCCAGGGTTGTTGTACCGTTCATGAAGGTCACCGTCCCCGTGGGCGGCGTGGCGTTCGCCGACATAACGGTCGCAGTCAGGGTGACAGGCTCGCCCGCGTTGGCCAGCAAGGTGCTTGGAGCAAGCGCGGTGTTCGTGGCCTGCTGTTGCGCGTAAGCGGGAAGACATGCCAGAAGAATGCCGAAGAGAAAGAACATCCTGAGCTTGGACGATGAAACGGTACGGCGTGTCATAAAGTACCTCTTGGAGTGGCTTGGCATATCGCGGTCTCTCTTGGAACAAAAAGAATCGTTATGAAATCAGGTCCAGATCACTGCTGGTACAGCAGAAATTGCATGGTGGTGGTCCCGAATGTGCTGACAGGATTCAGCACCGTAATGAACAGGACATACTTGCCCCCTGGATTGCCGGCAACAGCGGCGGCCGAGAAGGTACAGATTGGATTTCCGGCTGCGCTCTTACCGCCGTAGGGCGTATTCACGCATTTAGCATTAGGATCGGAGAAGGTGACAGTCGCCGAGGGATAAAGCCCATTGTGATTGGGGTCCTGTTTACCGAGCGTGACTGCGATATCGGTACTGGGCGTTTTCGTCGGGTCTCCTAACGGATAGACTCCTCCCACCAACTGCGTCTGACTGGCATTGCTGCCGGAGAAGGATGCT is a window of Edaphobacter dinghuensis DNA encoding:
- a CDS encoding glycoside hydrolase family 2 protein, translated to MVKNHYLSKIILVLGFFLFYVAPINAQRISTELSNGWRFTKSDAAISSDTSTWQIVSVPHTWNLLDGEHSQPRDSLGLAKSKGKPKSEVPINPYYRGPGWYAHSLDVPEAWRNRRVFLQFEAASTVADVYLNGDHLGYHRGAFTAFAVELTSKLLYGRSNEIRVRVDNRRQENVAPLAGDFNMFGGLYRPVHLLVTDKDCITPLHMGSPGVFVSTRIPDISHAVIDVRSTLSLSGKDIDSLRLRAAILDAANRVVATSMSSLSKDPSVLQRLTLLHPHLWNGIKDPYLYSLHVSLIRSNKIIDEVIQPIGIRTVAITESAGFLLNGKPYPIYGVGRKQERLSDGWALTAQDELSDAQMIISMGATAVRDAHYPMSQNWHNICDRLGLLLWDEIPFVNDMTNSAEFAANLHEQLQETILQLNNHPSVSFWGLFNELKKNRPGQDDLLRSLKAQVKNLDTTRPIVGASNQPNASFNKIPEFIAFNNYPGWYGGTVSNWTSYIAERYREVGHRIAISEYGAGGAVTQHQEGPPTKPLSNSYFHPEEYEDYVHEQLYPQIKDNTHLWGTFVWVMFDFAANERDEGPMTGINNKGLVTHDHQLPKDAYFFYQANWTKKPMVYIASRRMIERLQSATDIHVYSNMSSVELFVNGRSFGKGQADNVHVFRWKNVILSPGRNHIQAIASGAGEFREDSCDWILLAKRESHSVHTGKNNKM
- a CDS encoding MBG domain-containing protein; translation: MTRRTVSSSKLRMFFLFGILLACLPAYAQQQATNTALAPSTLLANAGEPVTLTATVMSANATPPTGTVTFMNGTTTLGTALLTDNTATFTASNLAPGTYSIYAAYGGDSNNAPSASYVHTLVVSSTPVPVVTLTTPGSTVAQGTALTLNANVAPYSGSTVPTGTVTFQDGSVVLGSAKLDNNGNASFTSNSASAGSGLLLPVGASTLYVSYSGDSTYTGTISSGVPVQVTSAAPQAQLTPGIITTQNVNLQAEFMAMDPNGNIYYTDVNGNVLVIASGSGNIPGVSNPVRGTTYNVVSAGCATGRPPCGIPGPATSAGTGSISFIQVDAASNIYLTEGVHLFKIDNQTDLISQITPTIVPALGGAPASSPKMPGISSIALDNSGNLYFTSSSSPFVLRVDAITGVMTVVAGNGTACTSATTAASCGDGGLATNASIAQADIAIYVDPEGNLYLGDQYAIRKIDAKTGIINTIAGAFGEACSSGNCGDGGPATQALFGYPTGIVSDAGGNLYIVDLEAYVVRKIDAQGNISTIAGVILQPASGNTQGDNGPATDALLEFPVQAAFDPQGNMYILTNFGGGPIREVTAATTAFNYPAAAIGPSGSQTVTVTNTSTEPLHITGLTATTGFVQQPVGAEDCTSAETIIPGGFCTLGIAFYPPAMGTTTGSMSIADDSNNATGGNNVISLTGTSSNGTQSNTITFAALPNVTYGATPITLNATASSGNSVSYSVAGPATISGSTLTIKGAGKVIVTAYQFGDGTYKPATPVLQSFTVAPAALSVTANSFSCQAGQIGPCLANNPLAYTITGFVNGDTSAVVSGTATLSTTVTANSGFGAYPVTFATESLTAANYTFIYTPGAVTVTGGESQTISFGALQGATYGTGPISLNATASSGLPVTYTVTGPVTISGSILSVTGAGPVTVTAQQGGNNTFAPATPVSQSFVVNKAVLTVTATNQTMAQGNTPSNFTATYTGFVNGDTSAVLTGSPSFTTPATSSSPVGTQPIDVTQGTLASTNYTFSFVNGVLTIVAGTSQTITFPQVPAQTYGVGPVSLFASSTSGLPVNYKVSGPATLSGAILNIIGAGTVIVTASQPGQGIYSAASPVAQQIVVSPAVLTVTANSVSRVNNVLNPTFTATLSGFVNGDTSSSVAGYPSFTTTAVPGSPIGTYPITINQGTLGAANYTFVEAPGTLTVTSGGPSPDFSATAAPQVVTVAPGQTQQTTFSLTPINYFLGTVSLSCNNLPANVTCIFSPAGFTVDGTGSVPNYITLTLNTNSASPVVGQLNRLQGGSSGSRILAGLLFPVGGLFLILPVGKRKQYGVLNALRILSVLGMLGVIGLAGCGSSNNSNTSGLAAPGTSTITITATGTSTNSTTPISHTMQLTLTVLGPK